One part of the Acuticoccus sediminis genome encodes these proteins:
- the gltX gene encoding glutamate--tRNA ligase: MNNVHQMTSQSKVVTRFAPSPTGFLHIGGARTALFNWLFARHHGGKMLLRIEDTDRARSTTEAIDAIIDGLSWLGLEGDGEPVYQFSRAARHAEVAHQLLDAGMAYRCYTSAEELQAMREKAAAEGRPPKYDGTWRDRDAADAPPGVDPVIRLKAPLTGETVIPDMVQGEVTFANENLDDLVILRSDGTPTYMLAVVVDDHDMGVTHIIRGDDHLTNAARQALIYKAMGWDVPKMAHIPLIHGPDGAKLSKRHGALGVDAYRSMGYLPEALRNYLVRLGWAHGDQEFFSTKEMIEHFSLEAVGRSPARFDFAKLENTNGHYMRQATPDRILAALDPVIAAQEDASAIEAALDAGARAKLEILIPGLAERAKTLVELLDNARFLWATRPLALDEKAQKLVSGDAAQHLAALHERLSEVDPWIADNLDAEVRRYADEAGVKLGKVAQPLRAALVGSSTSPGIFDVLVALGRAESLGRIKDQAAG, encoded by the coding sequence ATGAATAACGTGCATCAGATGACGTCTCAATCCAAGGTGGTGACGCGATTCGCGCCGTCGCCGACCGGCTTCCTCCACATCGGCGGCGCGCGGACCGCGCTGTTCAACTGGCTGTTCGCCCGGCACCACGGCGGCAAGATGCTGCTGCGTATCGAGGATACCGACCGCGCGCGCTCCACGACCGAGGCGATCGACGCCATCATCGACGGCCTCTCGTGGCTCGGGCTGGAGGGGGACGGCGAGCCGGTCTACCAGTTCTCCCGCGCCGCGCGGCACGCTGAGGTTGCTCACCAGCTCCTCGACGCCGGGATGGCCTACCGCTGCTACACCTCGGCCGAGGAGCTGCAGGCGATGCGCGAGAAGGCCGCCGCCGAGGGCCGGCCGCCGAAATATGACGGCACGTGGCGCGACCGCGACGCCGCCGACGCGCCTCCGGGCGTGGACCCCGTCATCCGCCTCAAGGCGCCGCTGACGGGGGAGACGGTGATCCCCGACATGGTCCAGGGCGAGGTCACGTTCGCGAACGAGAACCTCGACGACCTCGTCATCCTGCGCTCGGACGGCACGCCGACCTACATGCTGGCCGTGGTGGTGGACGACCACGACATGGGCGTCACCCACATCATCCGCGGCGACGACCACCTCACCAACGCCGCCCGGCAGGCCCTCATCTACAAGGCCATGGGCTGGGACGTGCCGAAGATGGCGCACATCCCGCTGATCCACGGTCCGGACGGGGCCAAGCTGTCCAAGCGCCACGGCGCGCTCGGGGTCGATGCCTACCGGTCGATGGGTTACCTGCCGGAGGCGCTGCGCAACTACCTCGTCCGCCTCGGCTGGGCGCACGGCGACCAGGAGTTCTTCTCCACCAAGGAGATGATCGAGCACTTCAGCCTGGAGGCCGTCGGCCGCTCCCCGGCACGGTTCGACTTCGCCAAGCTGGAGAACACCAACGGCCACTACATGCGCCAGGCGACGCCCGACCGCATCCTCGCCGCGCTCGATCCGGTGATCGCCGCGCAGGAGGACGCCTCGGCCATCGAAGCCGCGCTCGACGCGGGCGCGCGAGCCAAGCTGGAGATCCTCATCCCGGGCCTCGCCGAGCGCGCCAAGACGCTGGTGGAGCTTCTGGACAATGCCCGTTTCCTCTGGGCAACGCGTCCGCTCGCCCTCGACGAGAAGGCGCAGAAACTCGTCTCCGGCGATGCCGCGCAGCACCTCGCCGCGCTGCACGAGCGGCTGTCCGAGGTCGATCCGTGGATTGCCGACAACCTCGACGCCGAGGTGAGGCGCTACGCCGACGAGGCGGGCGTGAAGCTCGGCAAGGTGGCGCAGCCCCTGCGCGCCGCGCTGGTCGGCTCGTCGACGTCGCCCGGGATCTTCGACGTCCTCGTCGCGCTCGGCCGCGCCGAGTCGCTCGGGCGCATCAAGGACCAGGCCGCGGGCTGA
- a CDS encoding ComEC/Rec2 family competence protein, protein MSLALPRTRANFDLRARLATWVEHERAFGRFQLWLPVLAVAGIFVAVELPLEIAPWWPGAALIAAVSARFAAGRSIRFAPLAAPLLALAAFLAGMGALGLEERLGGTPVVRSAQTVEFSGRIVDAEVREPGRVSAIVAVTEGSFRGAMPHRIRLSIRGSGPFPVGAAVRGKARLFPLQGPVYPGGYDSGRRLYFDGIGATGFAYGPPEVTAPPPPRSLPALVDRLRSGVAERIEATLGQTPGAAFATALLVGRRGAMNADDVEALRVSGLGHILAISGLHMALVAGSVFAAVRFLLALWPRLAVSAPIRKWAAVAGLAAATFYLALSGGSVSTVRAYVMLVVALAAILLDRPALTMRTVAVAAVVVIAMDPVCVTEPSFQMSFLAVVALVGFYEWWSKQRTRLVRGRPWPVTAFVLGLLLTSLIAGLATAPAAAYHFHRLAPFGLPANLAAMPIVTILVMPAGVLSLALMPFGLEALPLALMRWGLDLVLGIARAAADATGDAGLTGALPPAAAILAAFGLVWLALFTAPWRLAGALFIAGGLAVAPLAPRFDVMVSETAETIAARGTDGRLALMGDTDGFVAELWLKADADPRTEAAGTARCDPLGCTLPLGEGRLARPVSPRALAEDCALAEVVVAALTAVRCPAPLVIDRRTLVRHGATVAWRNQGVWEVRTARPYGVVRRWQVEPEVPYD, encoded by the coding sequence GTGAGTCTCGCCCTGCCACGCACGCGCGCAAATTTCGACCTAAGGGCGCGGCTTGCAACCTGGGTCGAGCATGAGCGGGCGTTCGGTCGGTTCCAGCTGTGGTTGCCGGTTCTGGCCGTCGCGGGGATCTTCGTTGCCGTCGAATTGCCGCTGGAAATCGCGCCCTGGTGGCCGGGCGCCGCGCTGATCGCCGCAGTTTCCGCCCGTTTCGCCGCCGGGCGAAGCATCCGCTTCGCCCCCCTTGCCGCACCTCTCCTCGCGCTCGCGGCGTTCCTGGCGGGCATGGGCGCTCTCGGGCTGGAGGAGCGGCTCGGCGGCACGCCGGTCGTCAGATCCGCACAAACCGTGGAGTTCAGCGGCAGAATCGTCGACGCCGAGGTCCGCGAGCCGGGCCGGGTCAGCGCGATCGTCGCCGTCACGGAAGGCAGCTTCCGCGGCGCCATGCCGCACCGGATTCGCCTTTCGATTCGCGGCAGTGGGCCCTTTCCGGTGGGCGCGGCCGTGCGCGGCAAGGCTCGGCTCTTCCCGCTGCAGGGGCCGGTCTACCCTGGCGGGTACGATTCCGGGCGCCGGCTCTACTTTGACGGGATCGGCGCCACCGGCTTCGCCTACGGTCCGCCGGAGGTGACCGCGCCCCCGCCGCCGCGTAGCCTCCCGGCGCTCGTCGACCGGCTGCGCTCCGGCGTCGCGGAGCGGATCGAAGCCACCCTCGGCCAGACGCCCGGCGCCGCGTTCGCGACGGCACTCCTGGTGGGGCGGCGGGGCGCCATGAACGCGGACGACGTCGAGGCGCTGCGCGTCTCCGGGCTCGGTCACATTCTCGCGATCTCGGGGCTTCACATGGCGCTGGTCGCCGGATCGGTGTTCGCCGCGGTGCGCTTTCTCCTCGCCCTGTGGCCGCGCCTCGCGGTGTCGGCACCGATTCGCAAGTGGGCGGCGGTCGCGGGGCTCGCGGCGGCAACGTTCTACCTCGCGCTTTCCGGCGGCTCGGTCTCCACCGTGCGGGCGTATGTGATGCTGGTGGTCGCGCTCGCCGCGATCCTCCTCGACCGGCCGGCATTGACGATGCGTACCGTCGCGGTGGCGGCGGTCGTGGTGATCGCGATGGATCCGGTCTGCGTCACAGAGCCGTCGTTCCAGATGTCGTTCCTCGCCGTGGTCGCGCTCGTCGGCTTCTACGAATGGTGGTCGAAGCAGCGGACCCGCCTCGTGCGCGGCCGCCCGTGGCCGGTGACGGCGTTCGTGCTCGGCCTCCTCCTGACCTCGCTGATCGCCGGCCTCGCGACGGCGCCGGCCGCGGCCTACCACTTCCACCGCCTCGCCCCGTTCGGACTGCCGGCGAACCTCGCCGCGATGCCGATCGTCACGATCCTGGTGATGCCGGCCGGCGTCCTCTCCCTCGCGCTGATGCCGTTCGGGCTCGAGGCTCTCCCGCTGGCGCTCATGCGCTGGGGCCTCGACCTGGTGCTCGGAATCGCCCGCGCGGCGGCCGACGCGACCGGCGACGCGGGCCTCACCGGCGCACTGCCGCCGGCGGCTGCGATCCTGGCGGCGTTCGGTCTCGTCTGGCTCGCGCTCTTCACCGCGCCCTGGCGGCTTGCCGGCGCGCTCTTCATCGCGGGTGGGCTCGCCGTCGCCCCCCTCGCGCCCCGATTCGACGTGATGGTGTCGGAAACGGCGGAGACCATCGCCGCGCGCGGCACCGACGGCCGCCTCGCCCTGATGGGCGACACGGACGGGTTCGTCGCCGAGCTGTGGCTCAAGGCGGACGCGGACCCGCGCACCGAGGCCGCCGGGACGGCGCGATGCGACCCGCTCGGCTGCACCTTGCCGCTCGGCGAGGGGCGCCTTGCGCGGCCGGTCTCGCCGCGCGCCCTCGCCGAAGACTGCGCGCTTGCGGAGGTGGTGGTGGCGGCGCTGACCGCGGTACGCTGTCCCGCCCCGCTCGTCATCGACCGGCGGACGCTGGTGCGGCACGGGGCGACGGTCGCCTGGCGCAATCAGGGCGTCTGGGAAGTCCGGACCGCGCGGCCCTACGGCGTCGTGCGGCGCTGGCAGGTCGAGCCGGAGGTCCCCTACGACTGA